In Plasmodium falciparum 3D7 genome assembly, chromosome: 13, the following are encoded in one genomic region:
- a CDS encoding CTLH domain-containing protein, putative encodes MEEDKLTHKEKRKDIEKYTNEGDGNMNTISSNIKEEEKGSLKDDIIKFCEDNLNNEKEKNINKKMEENVEKDCCHINNRQYDNIENNPCCEEKDLNKSEEKKDIQENSYNNNNNNNEYEEFIDMWINLSYTSVDNINICEKVDDLNINHKEKEKDKTKMEKFRRRQLIKDDPKEQNDDVGTSEEMDIKEDDSDSSSMEDVIISNEDEVTIEREGQRNISSDCSTQQCLDIYMRDDPKLCQDKEVDKNDKDDKDDKDDKDDKDDKDDKDDKDDKDDKDDKDDKDDKDDKESVKKKKKKKKEKNKKNKDKNDKNDKNDKNDKNDKNDKNDKKDKQYKQKKEQNIKGLLCLNSLDKSFIQVPLNCILNTFRNIQKEIEKNFMIITLFIEKKLKDLSDDVSIEKLNTMLEKLQALKNKVNESNFLLNKYIKRLVSRLKYIYFEGDIQVQNLKYDFRFQNYEKRINWLINEYLCRYGYFDTVSIFCKRYNLEDYSDKDVYKEYIYIINELMKYNTQPALDYCQKYKSQLKKIDSNIESELHLQYVIHLIFDNKYLEAIEYIKKTISQPHGCLASDLKFLITHIALHNKKKKKLKKFNDNRWKRVINLFKKVYSDISGLTTNPLLELLIKAGISVIKTDHCGSKTSTKCPTCIKELKNIINKLPNIQKTKSFLVCPYTNEVMDEHNPPFTTPTGYVFSEKAISLFLKAEETFECPITNEKYRMDEFSRLFI; translated from the coding sequence atggaAGAGGATAAGTTAACTCATAAAGAAAAGAGGAAGGATAtcgaaaaatatacaaatgagGGAGATGGGAATATGAACACCATTTCTTCAAATATAAAAGAGGAAGAGAAAGGTTCCTTGAAggatgatattataaaattttgtgaagataatttaaataatgaaaaagaaaagaatataaataaaaaaatggaagAAAATGTAGAAAAAGATTGTTGTCATATAAATAACAGacaatatgataatatagaaaataatccATGTTGTGAAGAAAAAGACCTGAACAAGtcagaagaaaaaaaggatatacaggaaaattcttataataataataataataataatgaatatgaGGAATTTATAGATATGTGGATAAACTTAAGTTATACATCagtagataatataaatatatgtgaaaAGGTAGATGacttaaatataaatcacAAGGAGAAAGAAAAggataaaacaaaaatggaaaaatttCGAAGGAGGCAATTAATTAAAGATGATCCGAAAGAACAAAATGATGATGTAGGGACTAGTGAAGAGATGgatataaaagaagatgATAGCGATAGTTCAAGTATGGAAGATGTTATAATAAGTAATGAAGATGAAGTAACTATTGAAAGAGAAGGACAAAGAAACATTTCAAGTGATTGTAGTACACAACAAtgtttggatatatatatgagggATGATCCAAAGTTATGTCAGGATAAAGAAGtcgataaaaatgataaagatgataaagatgataaagatgataaagatgataaagatgataaagatgataaagatgataaagatgataaagatgataaagatgataaagatgataaagatgataaagatgataaagaaagtgtgaagaaaaaaaaaaagaaaaaaaaagaaaaaaacaaaaaaaacaaagataaaaatgacaaaaatgacaaaaatgacaaaaatgacaaaaatgacaaaaatgacaaaaatgacaaaaaagacaaacaatataaacaaaaaaaagaacaaaatatcAAAGGCTTATTATGCTTAAATTCTTTAGATAAATCATTTATCCAAGTTCCCCTTAATTGTATATTAAACACCTTTCGAAATATTCAAAAGGAAATAGAAAAGAATTTTATGATTATCACATTATTTAttgaaaagaaattaaaagattTAAGCGATGATGTAAGtatagaaaaattaaataccaTGTTAGAAAAATTACAAGCATTAAAAAACAAAGTAAATGAatcaaattttttattaaataaatatatcaaaagatTAGTAAGTcgtttaaaatatatatattttgaaggAGATATACAAGttcaaaatttaaaatacGATTTTCGTTTTCAGAATTATGAGAAAAGAATTAATTGGTTAATCaatgaatatttatgtaGATATGGTTATTTTGATACAGTGtctatattttgtaaaagatATAATCTAGAAGATTATTCAGATAAGGAtgtatataaagaatatatatatataattaatgaattaatgaaatataatacacaacCCGCATTAGATTATtgtcaaaaatataaatcacaactaaaaaaaatagattcAAATATTGAATCTGAATTACATTTACAATATgtaattcatttaatatttgaTAACAAGTATTTAGAAGCTAtcgaatatattaaaaaaacaatttcACAGCCACATGGATGTTTAGCATCagatttaaaatttttaattacaCATATAGCacttcataataaaaaaaaaaaaaaattaaaaaaatttaatgatAATAGATGGAAAAGAGTTATCAACTTATTCAAAAAAGTATATTCTGATATATCTGGACTCACCACAAATCCTTTACTTGAACTTTTAATAAAAGCGGGCATTTCGGTAATAAAAACAGATCATTGTGGAAGCAAAACGTCTACAAAATGTCCCACATgtataaaagaattaaaaaatataataaacaagttaccaaatatacaaaaaaccAAAAGCTTCCTGGTATGCCCATATACAAATGAAGTTATGGATGAACATAATCCTCCTTTCACCACACCAACAGGATATGTTTTTTCTGAGAAAGCTATTTCTTTGTTTTTGAAAGCTGAGGAAACATTCGAGTGTCCCATAACTAATGAGAAGTATCGTATGGATGAATTTTCTCGTCTCTTCATATGA
- a CDS encoding elongation factor Tu, putative, translated as MLKSKCIFLNSFTKSDKLKHTFERLNLMMEKRNMNNLLYNKAVECHIYIRRDRDTKETNKKLNNMYNKYSCKCNITNKCSNKNKVYNIYKRQNNLVDNKDKFFCIFRQNFAIGIFERKKPHMNIGTIGHVDHGKTTLTAAITKVCSDLNRGVFKSYEEIDKTPEEQKRGITINATHVEYETEKRHYSHIDCPGHLDYIKNMITGTSQMDGSILVVSAYDGLMPQTKEHVLLSRQIGIEKMIVYLNKIDMCEDQELVDLVELEIRELLSFHKYDGDNIPFIKGSALKALNGDQSEYGVPSILKLLDACDNYIEEPKRKTDLPFLMSIDDVLQISGKGTVATGKVEQGTLKLNDQVEILGIKEKSIKTVITGIEMFRKILDTAQAGDQIGIMLKNVKRNDITRGMVVTKAPNIKTFKKFESDIYVLKNEEGGRKNPFSSYYRPQAYIRTADVNCAVILNEDTQVANPGDNVKCVIELMYPLALTYGLRFSLREGGKTVASGVITKLL; from the coding sequence ATGCTTAAAAGTAAATGTATCTTTTTGAACTCTTTTACGAAGAGTGATAAATTGAAGCACACATTTGAACGGTTAAACCTAATGatggaaaaaagaaatatgaataatttgttatataacAAAGCAGTTGAatgtcacatatatataagaagagATAGAGATACGAaggaaacaaataaaaagttaaacaatatgtataataaatattcatgtaaatgtaatataacaaataaatgtagtaataagaataaagtatataatatatataaaagacaAAATAATTTGGttgataataaagataagTTCTTTTGTATATTTCGTCAGAATTTTGCTATTGGAATATTTGAGAGAAAAAAGCCTCATATGAATATAGGTACTATAGGTCATGTGGACCATGGGAAAACTACGTTAACAGCTGCTATAACAAAAGTATGTTCAGATTTAAATAGAGGTGTTTTTAAATCTTATGAAGAAATAGATAAAACTCCTGAAGAACAAAAAAGAGGAATCACAATTAACGCTACGCATGTAGAATATGAAACAGAAAAACGACATTATAGTCATATTGATTGTCCTGGACATTtagattatataaagaatatgatAACAGGTACTTCGCAAATGGATGGATCTATTCTTGTGGTGTCAGCATACGATGGTTTAATGCCACAAACAAAGGAACATGTTTTATTATCTAGACAAATAGGTATTGAAAAAATGAttgtttatttaaataaaatagatatGTGTGAAGATCAAGAATTAGTAGATTTAGTTGAATTAGAAATTCGtgaattattatcttttcaTAAATACGATGGTGATAATATTCCATTTATAAAAGGATCTGCTTTAAAAGCATTAAATGGAGATCAATCAGAGTATGGTGTTCCTTCTATTCTTAAATTATTAGATGCATGTGATAATTATATTGAGGaaccaaaaagaaaaactgATCTACCTTTTCTAATGAGTATAGACGATGTATTACAAATATCAGGAAAAGGAACCGTTGCAACCGGTAAAGTGGAACAAGGCACACTAAAATTAAACGATCAAGTAGAAATATTAGGCATCAAAGAAAAATCTATAAAAACAGTTATTACGGGTATAGAAATGTTCAGGAAAATTTTAGATACGGCTCAAGCTGGAGATCAAATTGGTATCatgttaaaaaatgtaaaaagaaATGATATTACTAGAGGTATGGTTGTTACAAAAGCACCGAATATTAAAACATTCAAAAAATTTGAAagtgatatatatgtattaaaaaatgaagaaggaGGAAGAAAAAACCCTTTCTCTTCATATTATAGACCACAAGCATATATAAGAACAGCTGATGTTAATTGTGCTGTTATCCTTAATGAAGATACACAAGTTGCCAACCCTGGAGATAATGTTAAATGTGTTATTGAATTAATGTATCCATTAGCATTAACATATGGATTGAGGTTTTCTTTACGAGAAGGAGGGAAAACTGTAGCATCCGGTGTTATCACAAAGTTGTTATGa
- a CDS encoding GPI transamidase subunit PIG-U, putative, whose translation MNECNTKKIQNGDKTKRKKYTYLFLSILICFVIRIFIFFLLNILEGSTYEYINKLINVDLNIQHIKKYDESRELKENINNINKKGKHMEKIYDDERNNKNNLYNINNNYYNKIDIKIIKTNKYIKELELYFQKNKRYNNLRSFLLKNDYMHYLFNTDIYNLKYLYDSYVLRILKKDMYSSLVIRINPIFLKILHFLLFKPIKINIDVLIKICNNYEFRFFLFICIIDILIAIFLFLIIDKLNNWNTYFLYIISNNYTTPHFNIINPLLLINIYLNNPINILANSFLSLDNFKLLIITANFYLTLSRIQNVSNQQKQNVYKNKYKRICSFFNLLLILFHNAILLYITSFHFILVVIGINNFIIYIEEDFLKRYHIKQNVQFCKLAHMLFKNMFLLLITLIIYALFIVISYFQNSHSLSFLNNTVINEYKILLLLPNLGNFWYIFSTMFRDYYYSFLFLFHFHIFLYPVPLFFRLVKTPLIYLKVLIAIALVFQPNITINDIVYSLLLLVIDYERTIYAIPFIKLLLILLSNLCLCFVTLNLWLRKNTGNANYVFFNQLVVFNITTFFIINSMKFYIRVQTPKSQLNEGKCISILNKKKSKFNFLHLFKKKLA comes from the exons ATGAACGAGTGTAACACAAAGAAAATACAGAATGGAGATAAGACGAAGAGAAAGAAGTACACGTATTTATTTCTTAGTATCCTTATTTGTTTCGTAATTaggatttttattttttttcttttgaacATATTAGAAGGAAGTACTTatgaatacataaataagTTGATCAATGTGGATTTGAACAtacaacatataaaaaaatatgatgagAGTAGAGAAttgaaagaaaatataaataatataaataaaaaaggaaaacataTGGAAAAGatatatgatgatgaaagaaataataaaaataatctttataatataaataataattattataacaagatagatattaaaattattaaaactaataagtatataaaagaacttgaattatattttcaaaaaaataaacgatataataatttaagaagttttttattaaaaaatgattatatgcattatttatttaatacagatatatataatttaaaatatttatatgatagtTATGTATtaagaatattaaaaaaagatatgtATTCTTCTTTGGTTATACGAATTAAtccaatttttttaaaaattttacatTTCCTTCTCTTCAAACcaataaagataaatatagatgtattaataaaaatatgtaataattatgaatttcgtttctttttatttatatgcatAATAGATATACTTATAGCCATCTTcttatttcttataatagacaaattaaataattggaatacatattttctttatattattagtaaCAATTATACAACACctcattttaatataattaatcctttattattaataaatatatatttaaataatccaATTAACATCTTAGCAAACAGTTTTTTATCTCTAGATAATTTTAAACTCTTAATTATTACAGCAAACTTCTATTTAACCCTATCAAGAATACAAAATGTATCAAAtcaacaaaaacaaaatgtatataaaaataaatataaaagaatatgttCCTTTTTCAATCTACTTCTTATCCTTTTCCATAAtgctatattattatatatcacatcatttcattttatactGGTTGTTATAGGAATaaacaattttattatatacatagaagaagattttttaaaacgctatcatataaaacaaaatgttCAATTTTGCAAACTTGCTCATATGCTATTCAAAAATATGTTCTTGTTACTTATCAccttaattatatatgctCTATTTATAGTAATATCATATTTTCAAAACTCCCATTCgcta tcctttttaaataatacggtgattaatgaatataaaatattattactctTACCAAACTTGGGAAATTTCTGGTATATCTTCTCAACG atGTTCAGAGATTATTACTATTCCTTTTTGTTCTTATTCCAc tTTCATATTTTCCTTTATCCTGTGCCTCTTTTCTTTCGCTTGGTTAAGACACCactcatatatttaaaagttCTCATCGCA attgCTTTAGTATTTCAACCAAATATAACAATTAACGACATTGTGTATTCTTtg TTGTTGTTGGTTATAGATTACGAACGGACCATATATGCTATCCCCTTCATCAAattg ctattaatattactatCCAATTTGTGTTTATGTTTTGTGACTTTAAATTTATGGTTGAGGAAAAATACGGGAAATGCCAACTACGTGTTTTTTAACCAGTTGgttgtttttaatataacaa ccttttttataataaacagTATGAAGTTCTACATACGAGTTCAAACACCCAAGAGTCAGTTAAATGAAGGAAAGTGTATTTcgatattaaataaaaagaaaagcaagtttaattttttacacTTATTCAAGAAAAAATTAGCATAA